A single window of Malus sylvestris chromosome 5, drMalSylv7.2, whole genome shotgun sequence DNA harbors:
- the LOC126621765 gene encoding protein FORGETTER 1-like isoform X1, which translates to MMQQHQPPPVPLQSQTAGTPGGVQVRCAGCAKILTLDAGVTEFACDDCQLPQMLPPELMTRAQAHAQAHPGPNKARTPPPLPPPPPHVAPHGVDPSKIQIPCANCKAILNVPHGLARFRCPQCQVDLAVDVSKLQQFFPPRLPLPPPPEEVNEVAIEVEREEDEGGMAGETFTDYRPPKLSIGPPHPDPVVETSSLSAVQPPEPTYDLKIKDDLENKKALSCLQIETLVYACQRHLQHLPSGERAGFFVGDGAGVGKGRTIAGLIWENWHRGMKKAVWVSVGSDLKFDARRDLDDVCATCIEVHALNKLPYSKLDSKSVGVKEGVIFLTYSSLIASSEKGRSRMGQLVQWCGPGFNGLIIFDECHKAKNLVPESGSQPTRTGEAVLEIQAKLPEARVIYCSATGASEPRNLGYMVRLGLWGPGTSFADFREFLGAIEKGGVGALELVAMDMKARGMYVCRTLSYNGVEFEVVEAPLEAEMMDMYKKAAEFWTELRQDILTASQFLTNEKPISSQVWRLYWASHQRFFRHMCMSAKVPAAVRLAKQALMDGKCVVIGLQSTGEARTEEAVTKYGLELDDFISGPRELLLKFVEENYPLPEKPEPLEVILGEDNVKELQRKRHSATPGVSMKGRVRKVAKWKPASDEDSETDSAQESTESDDEFQICEICQSEEERKKLLHCSCCGQLVHAACLIPPVTDEVSVDWSCHSCKEKTEEFLKRRQEYIAVLTKMYEEALARKLNILEIVRSLDLPNNPLDDIIDQLGGPDKVAEMTGRRGMLVRASGGKGVTYQARNTKEISMEMVNMHEKQLFMEGKKLVAIISEAGSAGVSLQADRRATNQRRRVHLTLELPWSADRAIQQFGRTHRSNQASAPEYRLLFTNLGGERRFASIVAKRLESLGALTQGDRRAGPSLSAYNYDSAYGKKALMLMYRGIMEQDSLPVVPPGCSSEKPETIQDFIERAKAALVLVGIIRDAHGKDHGRLTGRIIESDMHDVGRFLNRILGVPPDIQNRLFECFVSILDLIVHNARIEGNLDSGIVDMKANVIELQGTPKTVYVDQMSGASTVLFTFTLDRGVTWESASAMVEEKQKDGLGSANDGFYESRREWLGRRHVILAFESSTSGLYKIVRPAVGESVREMPLSELKSKYRKTSTVEKARGGWEDEYEVSSKQCMHGRNCKLGNFCTVGRRLQEVNVLGGLILPVWGTIEKALSKQQRQSHKRLRVVRIETTTDNRRIVGLSVPNAAVESVLQDFAWVQEIDD; encoded by the exons TTGATCCCTCGAAGATCCAGATCCCCTGCGCCAACTGCAAGGCCATCCTCAACGTGCCTCATGGCCTCGCGAGGTTCCGGTGCCCTCAGTGCCAAGTTGACCTCGCCGTCGATGTGTCAAAGCTCCAGCAGTTCTTCCCTCCCCGTCTGCCCCTGCCGCCTCCGCCCGAGGAGGTCAATGAG GTTGCCATTGAAGTGGAGCGAGAAGAGGATGAAGGTGGCATGGCAGGAGAAACATTTACGGACTAT CGCCCTCCAAAACTATCCATTGGCCCACCTCATCCAGATCCTGTTGTGGAAACATCGTCCTTGTCTGCTGTGCAGCCACCTGAGCCCACTTATGATCTGAAAATCAAGGATGATTTGGAAAATAAAAAGGCTTTGTCATGTTTACAGATTGAAACATTGGTCTATGCTTGTCAG AGACACCTGCAACATCTTCCAAGTGGTGAGAGGGCGGGATTCTTTGTCGGGGATGGAGCTGGTGTGGGGAAAGGTCGAACAATAGCAGGGTTAATATGGGAGAATTGGCACCGTGGGATGAAGAAAGCAGT GTGGGTTTCTGTTGGTTCAGACTTGAAGTTTGATGCAAGAAGAGACTTAGATGATGTATGTGCAACTTGCATTGAAG TACATGCCTTGAACAAGCTGCCTTATTCCAAACTTGATTCAAAGTCTGTTGGCGTCAAGGAGGGCGTTATTTTTCTGACATACAGCAGCCTCATTGCATCCTCTGAGAAAGGTCGTTCACGTATGGGGCAGCTTGTGCAGTGGTGTGGACCAGGATTTAATGGTCTCATCATATTTGATGAG TGCCACAAGGCCAAAAATCTGGTGCCTGAATCTGGAAGTCAGCCAACACGTACTGGTGAAGCAGTTCTTGAAATTCAG GCTAAGCTTCCTGAAGCTCGTGTTATTTATTGCTCAGCAACTGGTGCATCTGAACCACGAAATTTGGGTTACATGGTACGGCTTGGTCTTTGGGGGCCTGGAACATCTTTTGCTGATTTCCGTGAATTTCTAG GTGCTATTGAGAAGGGAGGTGTTGGAGCACTGGAACTTGTTGCCATGGATATGAAAGCAAG GGGGATGTATGTATGTCGAACTCTTAGCTACAATGGGGTAGAGTTTGAAGTTGTTGAAGCACCGCTAGAAGCTGAAATGATG GACATGTACAAAAAAGCAGCAGAATTTTGGACAGAGCTGCGACAGGATATACTAACAGCATCTCAATTTCTCACTAATGAAAAGCCAATTTCTAGTCAAGTGTGGCGATTATATTGGGCTAGCCATCAG CGTTTCTTTAGACATATGTGCATGTCAGCTAAGGTGCCGGCTGCTGTAAGACTGGCTAAGCAAGCATTGATGGATGGCAAGTGTGTGGTTATTGGCCTTCAGAGTACTGGAGAGGCGCGAACTGAGGAAGCTGTGACCAAATAT GGTCTTGAACTTGATGATTTTATTTCCGGACCTCGAGAACTTTTACTGAAATTTGTTGAGGAAAATTATCCTTTGCCTGAAAAGCCTGAACCTCTCGAAG TTATATTAGGAGAAGATAATGTGAAGGAGCTGCAGCGGAAGAGGCACTCAGCAACTCCTGGTGTATCAATGAAAGGGAGAGTGAGGAAAGTTGCAAAATGGAAACCTGCAAGTGATGAAGATTCTGAAA CTGATTCTGCTCAGGAATCTACTGAATCTGACGACGAGTTTCAAATATGTGAAATTTGCCAATCTGAGGAG GAAAGAAAGAAACTGCTTCATTGTTCCTGTTGTGGCCAACTGGTCCATGCTGCATGTCTTATCCCACCTGTGACAGATGAAGTATCAGTAGATTGGTCATGTCATTCATGCAAGGAAAAAACAGAGGAATTTTTGAAAAGAAGACAAGAATATATAGCTGTACTTACGAAGAT GTATGAAGAAGCTTTGGCTCGTAAGTTAAACATTTTGGAGATAGTTCGTTCTTTGGATCTTCCGAACAATCCTTTGGATGATATCATTGATCAG CTTGGAGGCCCTGATAAAGTAGCAGAAATGACTGGAAGGAGAGGTATGCTTGTGAGGGCATCTGGTGGAAAAGGTGTTACCTATCAGGCACGGAACAC GAAGGAAATTTCCATGGAAATGGTAAACATGCATGAGAAGCAGCTTTTCATGGAAGGCAAGAAGTTGGTTGCCATCATTTCTGAAGCTGGATCTGCTGGCGTGTCTTTGCAGGCAGATAGAAGAGCTACAAATCAG AGACGAAGGGTGCATCTTACTCTGGAACTTCCTTGGAGTGCTGATCGTGCGATTCAACAATTTGGAAGAACTCACCGGTCAAATCAAGCCTCCGCTCCTGAATACAG GCTTCTCTTTACTAACCTTGGTGGAGAGCGTCGATTTGCATCCATTGTAGCAAAGAGATTAGAATCTCTAGGAGCACTAACACAGGGTGACCGCAG GGCAGGGCCATCATTGAGTGCCTATAACTACGATAGTGCTTATGGAAAGAAGGCCCTGATGTTGATGTATAGAGGAATCATGGAGCAG GATTCTCTGCCTGTTGTACCGCCAGGATGTTCATCAGAAAAACCGGAAACAATCCAAGATTTTATCGAGAGGGCTAAAGCTGCTCTTGTTTTAGTAGGAATAATTAGGGATG CTCATGGGAAAGATCATGGCAGGCTCACTGGCCGTATAATTGAATCAGATATGCATGATGTTGGACGTTTCCTCAATCGGATTTTAGGAGTACCGCCCGATATACAGAATAG GCTGTTTGAGTGTTTCGTTAGCATTTTGGATCTTATTGTCCATAATGCACGCATTGAAGGGAATCTTGACTCTGGGATTGTTGATATGAAAGCCAATGTTATAGAGCTACAAGGAACTCCAAAG ACTGTTTATGTTGATCAAATGTCTGGAGCGTCAACAGTGCTTTTTACATTTACCCTGGATCGTGGGGTTACGTGGGAG TCTGCTAGTGCCATGGTTGAAGAGAAACAAAAGGATGGACTTGGTTCTGCCAATGATGGgttctatgaatctaggagggAATGGTTGGGGAGACGTCATGTCATATTAGCCTTTGAGAG TTCTACTTCTGGATTGTATAAGATAGTCCGTCCTGCGGTTGGAGAGTCAGTGAG AGAAATGCCTCTGTCAGAGCTAAAAAGCAAATACAGAAAAACTTCAACGGTGGAGAAGGCTCGCGGTGGTTGGGAAGATGAATATGAAGTTTCGTCCAAACAG TGCATGCATGGACGCAATTGTAAGCTTGGCAACTTCTGTACTGTTGGCAGAAGACTGCAGGAAGTAAATGTATTAGGTGGCCTCATTCTTCCTGTCTGGGGCACTATTGAGAAGGCTCTTTCGAAGCAG CAACGGCAAAGCCACAAGCGGCTACGTGTTGTGCGTATAGAAACCACGACGGATAACCGCAGAATCGTTGGTCTATCTGTCCCAAATGCGGCAGTGGAATCCGTACTTCAag ATTTTGCATGGGTTCAAGAAATCGACGATTGA
- the LOC126621765 gene encoding protein FORGETTER 1-like isoform X2, giving the protein MMQQHQPPPVPLQSQTAGTPGGVQVRCAGCAKILTLDAGVTEFACDDCQLPQMLPPELMTRAQAHAQAHPGPNKARTPPPLPPPPPHVAPHGVDPSKIQIPCANCKAILNVPHGLARFRCPQCQVDLAVDVSKLQQFFPPRLPLPPPPEEVNEVAIEVEREEDEGGMAGETFTDYRPPKLSIGPPHPDPVVETSSLSAVQPPEPTYDLKIKDDLENKKALSCLQIETLVYACQRHLQHLPSGERAGFFVGDGAGVGKGRTIAGLIWENWHRGMKKAVWVSVGSDLKFDARRDLDDVCATCIEVHALNKLPYSKLDSKSVGVKEGVIFLTYSSLIASSEKGRSRMGQLVQWCGPGFNGLIIFDECHKAKNLVPESGSQPTRTGEAVLEIQAKLPEARVIYCSATGASEPRNLGYMVRLGLWGPGTSFADFREFLGAIEKGGVGALELVAMDMKARGMYVCRTLSYNGVEFEVVEAPLEAEMMDMYKKAAEFWTELRQDILTASQFLTNEKPISSQVWRLYWASHQRFFRHMCMSAKVPAAVRLAKQALMDGKCVVIGLQSTGEARTEEAVTKYGLELDDFISGPRELLLKFVEENYPLPEKPEPLEGEDNVKELQRKRHSATPGVSMKGRVRKVAKWKPASDEDSETDSAQESTESDDEFQICEICQSEEERKKLLHCSCCGQLVHAACLIPPVTDEVSVDWSCHSCKEKTEEFLKRRQEYIAVLTKMYEEALARKLNILEIVRSLDLPNNPLDDIIDQLGGPDKVAEMTGRRGMLVRASGGKGVTYQARNTKEISMEMVNMHEKQLFMEGKKLVAIISEAGSAGVSLQADRRATNQRRRVHLTLELPWSADRAIQQFGRTHRSNQASAPEYRLLFTNLGGERRFASIVAKRLESLGALTQGDRRAGPSLSAYNYDSAYGKKALMLMYRGIMEQDSLPVVPPGCSSEKPETIQDFIERAKAALVLVGIIRDAHGKDHGRLTGRIIESDMHDVGRFLNRILGVPPDIQNRLFECFVSILDLIVHNARIEGNLDSGIVDMKANVIELQGTPKTVYVDQMSGASTVLFTFTLDRGVTWESASAMVEEKQKDGLGSANDGFYESRREWLGRRHVILAFESSTSGLYKIVRPAVGESVREMPLSELKSKYRKTSTVEKARGGWEDEYEVSSKQCMHGRNCKLGNFCTVGRRLQEVNVLGGLILPVWGTIEKALSKQQRQSHKRLRVVRIETTTDNRRIVGLSVPNAAVESVLQDFAWVQEIDD; this is encoded by the exons TTGATCCCTCGAAGATCCAGATCCCCTGCGCCAACTGCAAGGCCATCCTCAACGTGCCTCATGGCCTCGCGAGGTTCCGGTGCCCTCAGTGCCAAGTTGACCTCGCCGTCGATGTGTCAAAGCTCCAGCAGTTCTTCCCTCCCCGTCTGCCCCTGCCGCCTCCGCCCGAGGAGGTCAATGAG GTTGCCATTGAAGTGGAGCGAGAAGAGGATGAAGGTGGCATGGCAGGAGAAACATTTACGGACTAT CGCCCTCCAAAACTATCCATTGGCCCACCTCATCCAGATCCTGTTGTGGAAACATCGTCCTTGTCTGCTGTGCAGCCACCTGAGCCCACTTATGATCTGAAAATCAAGGATGATTTGGAAAATAAAAAGGCTTTGTCATGTTTACAGATTGAAACATTGGTCTATGCTTGTCAG AGACACCTGCAACATCTTCCAAGTGGTGAGAGGGCGGGATTCTTTGTCGGGGATGGAGCTGGTGTGGGGAAAGGTCGAACAATAGCAGGGTTAATATGGGAGAATTGGCACCGTGGGATGAAGAAAGCAGT GTGGGTTTCTGTTGGTTCAGACTTGAAGTTTGATGCAAGAAGAGACTTAGATGATGTATGTGCAACTTGCATTGAAG TACATGCCTTGAACAAGCTGCCTTATTCCAAACTTGATTCAAAGTCTGTTGGCGTCAAGGAGGGCGTTATTTTTCTGACATACAGCAGCCTCATTGCATCCTCTGAGAAAGGTCGTTCACGTATGGGGCAGCTTGTGCAGTGGTGTGGACCAGGATTTAATGGTCTCATCATATTTGATGAG TGCCACAAGGCCAAAAATCTGGTGCCTGAATCTGGAAGTCAGCCAACACGTACTGGTGAAGCAGTTCTTGAAATTCAG GCTAAGCTTCCTGAAGCTCGTGTTATTTATTGCTCAGCAACTGGTGCATCTGAACCACGAAATTTGGGTTACATGGTACGGCTTGGTCTTTGGGGGCCTGGAACATCTTTTGCTGATTTCCGTGAATTTCTAG GTGCTATTGAGAAGGGAGGTGTTGGAGCACTGGAACTTGTTGCCATGGATATGAAAGCAAG GGGGATGTATGTATGTCGAACTCTTAGCTACAATGGGGTAGAGTTTGAAGTTGTTGAAGCACCGCTAGAAGCTGAAATGATG GACATGTACAAAAAAGCAGCAGAATTTTGGACAGAGCTGCGACAGGATATACTAACAGCATCTCAATTTCTCACTAATGAAAAGCCAATTTCTAGTCAAGTGTGGCGATTATATTGGGCTAGCCATCAG CGTTTCTTTAGACATATGTGCATGTCAGCTAAGGTGCCGGCTGCTGTAAGACTGGCTAAGCAAGCATTGATGGATGGCAAGTGTGTGGTTATTGGCCTTCAGAGTACTGGAGAGGCGCGAACTGAGGAAGCTGTGACCAAATAT GGTCTTGAACTTGATGATTTTATTTCCGGACCTCGAGAACTTTTACTGAAATTTGTTGAGGAAAATTATCCTTTGCCTGAAAAGCCTGAACCTCTCGAAG GAGAAGATAATGTGAAGGAGCTGCAGCGGAAGAGGCACTCAGCAACTCCTGGTGTATCAATGAAAGGGAGAGTGAGGAAAGTTGCAAAATGGAAACCTGCAAGTGATGAAGATTCTGAAA CTGATTCTGCTCAGGAATCTACTGAATCTGACGACGAGTTTCAAATATGTGAAATTTGCCAATCTGAGGAG GAAAGAAAGAAACTGCTTCATTGTTCCTGTTGTGGCCAACTGGTCCATGCTGCATGTCTTATCCCACCTGTGACAGATGAAGTATCAGTAGATTGGTCATGTCATTCATGCAAGGAAAAAACAGAGGAATTTTTGAAAAGAAGACAAGAATATATAGCTGTACTTACGAAGAT GTATGAAGAAGCTTTGGCTCGTAAGTTAAACATTTTGGAGATAGTTCGTTCTTTGGATCTTCCGAACAATCCTTTGGATGATATCATTGATCAG CTTGGAGGCCCTGATAAAGTAGCAGAAATGACTGGAAGGAGAGGTATGCTTGTGAGGGCATCTGGTGGAAAAGGTGTTACCTATCAGGCACGGAACAC GAAGGAAATTTCCATGGAAATGGTAAACATGCATGAGAAGCAGCTTTTCATGGAAGGCAAGAAGTTGGTTGCCATCATTTCTGAAGCTGGATCTGCTGGCGTGTCTTTGCAGGCAGATAGAAGAGCTACAAATCAG AGACGAAGGGTGCATCTTACTCTGGAACTTCCTTGGAGTGCTGATCGTGCGATTCAACAATTTGGAAGAACTCACCGGTCAAATCAAGCCTCCGCTCCTGAATACAG GCTTCTCTTTACTAACCTTGGTGGAGAGCGTCGATTTGCATCCATTGTAGCAAAGAGATTAGAATCTCTAGGAGCACTAACACAGGGTGACCGCAG GGCAGGGCCATCATTGAGTGCCTATAACTACGATAGTGCTTATGGAAAGAAGGCCCTGATGTTGATGTATAGAGGAATCATGGAGCAG GATTCTCTGCCTGTTGTACCGCCAGGATGTTCATCAGAAAAACCGGAAACAATCCAAGATTTTATCGAGAGGGCTAAAGCTGCTCTTGTTTTAGTAGGAATAATTAGGGATG CTCATGGGAAAGATCATGGCAGGCTCACTGGCCGTATAATTGAATCAGATATGCATGATGTTGGACGTTTCCTCAATCGGATTTTAGGAGTACCGCCCGATATACAGAATAG GCTGTTTGAGTGTTTCGTTAGCATTTTGGATCTTATTGTCCATAATGCACGCATTGAAGGGAATCTTGACTCTGGGATTGTTGATATGAAAGCCAATGTTATAGAGCTACAAGGAACTCCAAAG ACTGTTTATGTTGATCAAATGTCTGGAGCGTCAACAGTGCTTTTTACATTTACCCTGGATCGTGGGGTTACGTGGGAG TCTGCTAGTGCCATGGTTGAAGAGAAACAAAAGGATGGACTTGGTTCTGCCAATGATGGgttctatgaatctaggagggAATGGTTGGGGAGACGTCATGTCATATTAGCCTTTGAGAG TTCTACTTCTGGATTGTATAAGATAGTCCGTCCTGCGGTTGGAGAGTCAGTGAG AGAAATGCCTCTGTCAGAGCTAAAAAGCAAATACAGAAAAACTTCAACGGTGGAGAAGGCTCGCGGTGGTTGGGAAGATGAATATGAAGTTTCGTCCAAACAG TGCATGCATGGACGCAATTGTAAGCTTGGCAACTTCTGTACTGTTGGCAGAAGACTGCAGGAAGTAAATGTATTAGGTGGCCTCATTCTTCCTGTCTGGGGCACTATTGAGAAGGCTCTTTCGAAGCAG CAACGGCAAAGCCACAAGCGGCTACGTGTTGTGCGTATAGAAACCACGACGGATAACCGCAGAATCGTTGGTCTATCTGTCCCAAATGCGGCAGTGGAATCCGTACTTCAag ATTTTGCATGGGTTCAAGAAATCGACGATTGA
- the LOC126621765 gene encoding protein FORGETTER 1-like isoform X3 translates to MMQQHQPPPVPLQSQTAGTPGGVQVRCAGCAKILTLDAGVTEFACDDCQLPQMLPPELMTRAQAHAQAHPGPNKARTPPPLPPPPPHVAPHGVDPSKIQIPCANCKAILNVPHGLARFRCPQCQVDLAVDVSKLQQFFPPRLPLPPPPEEVNEVAIEVEREEDEGGMAGETFTDYRPPKLSIGPPHPDPVVETSSLSAVQPPEPTYDLKIKDDLENKKALSCLQIETLVYACQRHLQHLPSGERAGFFVGDGAGVGKGRTIAGLIWENWHRGMKKAVWVSVGSDLKFDARRDLDDVCATCIEVHALNKLPYSKLDSKSVGVKEGVIFLTYSSLIASSEKGRSRMGQLVQWCGPGFNGLIIFDECHKAKNLVPESGSQPTRTGEAVLEIQAKLPEARVIYCSATGASEPRNLGYMVRLGLWGPGTSFADFREFLGAIEKGGVGALELVAMDMKARGMYVCRTLSYNGVEFEVVEAPLEAEMMDMYKKAAEFWTELRQDILTASQFLTNEKPISSQVWRLYWASHQRFFRHMCMSAKVPAAVRLAKQALMDGKCVVIGLQSTGEARTEEAVTKYGLELDDFISGPRELLLKFVEENYPLPEKPEPLEDNVKELQRKRHSATPGVSMKGRVRKVAKWKPASDEDSETDSAQESTESDDEFQICEICQSEEERKKLLHCSCCGQLVHAACLIPPVTDEVSVDWSCHSCKEKTEEFLKRRQEYIAVLTKMYEEALARKLNILEIVRSLDLPNNPLDDIIDQLGGPDKVAEMTGRRGMLVRASGGKGVTYQARNTKEISMEMVNMHEKQLFMEGKKLVAIISEAGSAGVSLQADRRATNQRRRVHLTLELPWSADRAIQQFGRTHRSNQASAPEYRLLFTNLGGERRFASIVAKRLESLGALTQGDRRAGPSLSAYNYDSAYGKKALMLMYRGIMEQDSLPVVPPGCSSEKPETIQDFIERAKAALVLVGIIRDAHGKDHGRLTGRIIESDMHDVGRFLNRILGVPPDIQNRLFECFVSILDLIVHNARIEGNLDSGIVDMKANVIELQGTPKTVYVDQMSGASTVLFTFTLDRGVTWESASAMVEEKQKDGLGSANDGFYESRREWLGRRHVILAFESSTSGLYKIVRPAVGESVREMPLSELKSKYRKTSTVEKARGGWEDEYEVSSKQCMHGRNCKLGNFCTVGRRLQEVNVLGGLILPVWGTIEKALSKQQRQSHKRLRVVRIETTTDNRRIVGLSVPNAAVESVLQDFAWVQEIDD, encoded by the exons TTGATCCCTCGAAGATCCAGATCCCCTGCGCCAACTGCAAGGCCATCCTCAACGTGCCTCATGGCCTCGCGAGGTTCCGGTGCCCTCAGTGCCAAGTTGACCTCGCCGTCGATGTGTCAAAGCTCCAGCAGTTCTTCCCTCCCCGTCTGCCCCTGCCGCCTCCGCCCGAGGAGGTCAATGAG GTTGCCATTGAAGTGGAGCGAGAAGAGGATGAAGGTGGCATGGCAGGAGAAACATTTACGGACTAT CGCCCTCCAAAACTATCCATTGGCCCACCTCATCCAGATCCTGTTGTGGAAACATCGTCCTTGTCTGCTGTGCAGCCACCTGAGCCCACTTATGATCTGAAAATCAAGGATGATTTGGAAAATAAAAAGGCTTTGTCATGTTTACAGATTGAAACATTGGTCTATGCTTGTCAG AGACACCTGCAACATCTTCCAAGTGGTGAGAGGGCGGGATTCTTTGTCGGGGATGGAGCTGGTGTGGGGAAAGGTCGAACAATAGCAGGGTTAATATGGGAGAATTGGCACCGTGGGATGAAGAAAGCAGT GTGGGTTTCTGTTGGTTCAGACTTGAAGTTTGATGCAAGAAGAGACTTAGATGATGTATGTGCAACTTGCATTGAAG TACATGCCTTGAACAAGCTGCCTTATTCCAAACTTGATTCAAAGTCTGTTGGCGTCAAGGAGGGCGTTATTTTTCTGACATACAGCAGCCTCATTGCATCCTCTGAGAAAGGTCGTTCACGTATGGGGCAGCTTGTGCAGTGGTGTGGACCAGGATTTAATGGTCTCATCATATTTGATGAG TGCCACAAGGCCAAAAATCTGGTGCCTGAATCTGGAAGTCAGCCAACACGTACTGGTGAAGCAGTTCTTGAAATTCAG GCTAAGCTTCCTGAAGCTCGTGTTATTTATTGCTCAGCAACTGGTGCATCTGAACCACGAAATTTGGGTTACATGGTACGGCTTGGTCTTTGGGGGCCTGGAACATCTTTTGCTGATTTCCGTGAATTTCTAG GTGCTATTGAGAAGGGAGGTGTTGGAGCACTGGAACTTGTTGCCATGGATATGAAAGCAAG GGGGATGTATGTATGTCGAACTCTTAGCTACAATGGGGTAGAGTTTGAAGTTGTTGAAGCACCGCTAGAAGCTGAAATGATG GACATGTACAAAAAAGCAGCAGAATTTTGGACAGAGCTGCGACAGGATATACTAACAGCATCTCAATTTCTCACTAATGAAAAGCCAATTTCTAGTCAAGTGTGGCGATTATATTGGGCTAGCCATCAG CGTTTCTTTAGACATATGTGCATGTCAGCTAAGGTGCCGGCTGCTGTAAGACTGGCTAAGCAAGCATTGATGGATGGCAAGTGTGTGGTTATTGGCCTTCAGAGTACTGGAGAGGCGCGAACTGAGGAAGCTGTGACCAAATAT GGTCTTGAACTTGATGATTTTATTTCCGGACCTCGAGAACTTTTACTGAAATTTGTTGAGGAAAATTATCCTTTGCCTGAAAAGCCTGAACCTCTCGAAG ATAATGTGAAGGAGCTGCAGCGGAAGAGGCACTCAGCAACTCCTGGTGTATCAATGAAAGGGAGAGTGAGGAAAGTTGCAAAATGGAAACCTGCAAGTGATGAAGATTCTGAAA CTGATTCTGCTCAGGAATCTACTGAATCTGACGACGAGTTTCAAATATGTGAAATTTGCCAATCTGAGGAG GAAAGAAAGAAACTGCTTCATTGTTCCTGTTGTGGCCAACTGGTCCATGCTGCATGTCTTATCCCACCTGTGACAGATGAAGTATCAGTAGATTGGTCATGTCATTCATGCAAGGAAAAAACAGAGGAATTTTTGAAAAGAAGACAAGAATATATAGCTGTACTTACGAAGAT GTATGAAGAAGCTTTGGCTCGTAAGTTAAACATTTTGGAGATAGTTCGTTCTTTGGATCTTCCGAACAATCCTTTGGATGATATCATTGATCAG CTTGGAGGCCCTGATAAAGTAGCAGAAATGACTGGAAGGAGAGGTATGCTTGTGAGGGCATCTGGTGGAAAAGGTGTTACCTATCAGGCACGGAACAC GAAGGAAATTTCCATGGAAATGGTAAACATGCATGAGAAGCAGCTTTTCATGGAAGGCAAGAAGTTGGTTGCCATCATTTCTGAAGCTGGATCTGCTGGCGTGTCTTTGCAGGCAGATAGAAGAGCTACAAATCAG AGACGAAGGGTGCATCTTACTCTGGAACTTCCTTGGAGTGCTGATCGTGCGATTCAACAATTTGGAAGAACTCACCGGTCAAATCAAGCCTCCGCTCCTGAATACAG GCTTCTCTTTACTAACCTTGGTGGAGAGCGTCGATTTGCATCCATTGTAGCAAAGAGATTAGAATCTCTAGGAGCACTAACACAGGGTGACCGCAG GGCAGGGCCATCATTGAGTGCCTATAACTACGATAGTGCTTATGGAAAGAAGGCCCTGATGTTGATGTATAGAGGAATCATGGAGCAG GATTCTCTGCCTGTTGTACCGCCAGGATGTTCATCAGAAAAACCGGAAACAATCCAAGATTTTATCGAGAGGGCTAAAGCTGCTCTTGTTTTAGTAGGAATAATTAGGGATG CTCATGGGAAAGATCATGGCAGGCTCACTGGCCGTATAATTGAATCAGATATGCATGATGTTGGACGTTTCCTCAATCGGATTTTAGGAGTACCGCCCGATATACAGAATAG GCTGTTTGAGTGTTTCGTTAGCATTTTGGATCTTATTGTCCATAATGCACGCATTGAAGGGAATCTTGACTCTGGGATTGTTGATATGAAAGCCAATGTTATAGAGCTACAAGGAACTCCAAAG ACTGTTTATGTTGATCAAATGTCTGGAGCGTCAACAGTGCTTTTTACATTTACCCTGGATCGTGGGGTTACGTGGGAG TCTGCTAGTGCCATGGTTGAAGAGAAACAAAAGGATGGACTTGGTTCTGCCAATGATGGgttctatgaatctaggagggAATGGTTGGGGAGACGTCATGTCATATTAGCCTTTGAGAG TTCTACTTCTGGATTGTATAAGATAGTCCGTCCTGCGGTTGGAGAGTCAGTGAG AGAAATGCCTCTGTCAGAGCTAAAAAGCAAATACAGAAAAACTTCAACGGTGGAGAAGGCTCGCGGTGGTTGGGAAGATGAATATGAAGTTTCGTCCAAACAG TGCATGCATGGACGCAATTGTAAGCTTGGCAACTTCTGTACTGTTGGCAGAAGACTGCAGGAAGTAAATGTATTAGGTGGCCTCATTCTTCCTGTCTGGGGCACTATTGAGAAGGCTCTTTCGAAGCAG CAACGGCAAAGCCACAAGCGGCTACGTGTTGTGCGTATAGAAACCACGACGGATAACCGCAGAATCGTTGGTCTATCTGTCCCAAATGCGGCAGTGGAATCCGTACTTCAag ATTTTGCATGGGTTCAAGAAATCGACGATTGA